A portion of the bacterium genome contains these proteins:
- a CDS encoding DUF5679 domain-containing protein: MPANDKPEPVIAYCVKCREKRTMIDPKEVTMKGKGGVTRRAMTGTCEKCGTKMFKILGNKKS, encoded by the coding sequence ATGCCAGCTAACGATAAACCAGAGCCAGTTATAGCATATTGCGTAAAATGCCGTGAAAAAAGAACAATGATTGATCCCAAAGAGGTGACTATGAAGGGTAAGGGTGGGGTTACCCGCCGGGCGATGACCGGCACTTGCGAGAAATGCGGCACAAAGATGTTTAAAATTTTGGGCAATAAAAAATCTTAG
- a CDS encoding GIY-YIG nuclease family protein translates to MFYIYILKSKINGAYYVGSTKNICIRLKMHNNSLVKSTKRYMPWEVIYSEKFPSLSDARNRELQIKSWKKRLAIERLINTNTGV, encoded by the coding sequence ATGTTTTATATATACATACTAAAGTCGAAAATAAATGGCGCGTATTACGTAGGTAGCACTAAAAACATTTGTATTAGGCTTAAGATGCATAATAATAGTTTAGTCAAATCAACAAAACGATATATGCCCTGGGAAGTTATATATTCTGAAAAGTTTCCAAGCTTAAGCGATGCGCGGAATAGAGAATTACAAATTAAATCTTGGAAAAAACGACTTGCGATTGAAAGATTAATAAACACAAATACGGGTGTGTAG